The genomic interval TGTGTCTCATCGTGATATTTTCGGGCATATTTAACCCACGAAGCTTTTCCCCTGCAATTACTTTAGCCGCAATCTTAGCCATCGGCACGCCTATCGCCTTGCTTACAAAGGGTATTGTCCTTGAAGCGCGCGGATTCACCTCCAGCACATATATCACCTTATCTTTTACCGCATATTGAATGTTAATAAGGCCTATGACGTTCAGTGCAAGCGCTATTATCCGTGTTTCCTTCTTTAATTCTTCTATAATTTCATTATTCACTGAATAAGGTGGGAGCGAGCAGGCACTGTCTCCGGAATGAACACCTGCTTCCTCTATATGTTCCATTACTCCCCCGATAAATACTTCTTCTCCGTCACTGATTGCATCAACATCAATTTCTATTGCGTCCTGCAAAAAGCTGTCTATTAAAACGGGATGTTCATGCGATACTTCCACCGCATGGGAAATATAATGCTCCAGACCCTGTTCATCGTATACAATACGCATTGCACTTCCGCCCAAAACATACGATGGGCGTAATAAAACCGGATATCCTATCCTTTTTGCTATCATCTTCGCATCTTCCGCAGAGTTTGCACAGCCATTTTCCGGCTGCTTTAGTCCTAACCGGTTCATAAGCAACGCAAACCGTTCACGGTCTTCGGCAACATCAATATTCTCAGGAGAAGTGCCCAGAATTTTCACCCCTTCTTTTTCCAGGGGAACCGCGAGCTTCAGCGGAGTCTGCCCTCCAAATTGAACAATTACGCCCTCGGGTTTCTCCTTGTGAATTATCTCCAGAACATCTTCCATGGTTAGAGGTTCAAAGTAGAGCCTGTCAGAAGTGTCGTAATCCGTGCTTACCGTTTCCGGATTACAATTCACCATAATGGTTTCATACCCCAGCTCTTTTAAGGCGTAAACTCCATGCACACAACAGTAATCGAACTCAATTCCTTGTCCTATCCGATTAGGGCCGCTCCCCAAAATAATAATCTTTCTCTTTGTAGTGGGATCCGCTTCACACGAAGTTTCGTACGTTGAATATAAATAAGGGGTAAATGCTTTAAACTCTGCGGCACATGTATCCACATGTTTAAATACCGGCCTCACAGACGTCCGGTACCGGTATTCCCTTATTGTCTTCTCATCGGAACCGCATAACCTGGCTAAAAATATATCAGAAAACCCATATTGTTTTGCTTTTGCAAGCAATTCAGCATTCATAACAAAATCCCTGTTTTTTTGTGATGCGTCATTGTCCTTTAACTTTACCATTAAATGTCTTTGTTTAATCTCATTTTCAAGGTCTGTTATTTGTTTAATGTTATAAAGAAACCATTTGTCAATACGGGAATAGGTATAAATTTCGTCAAGGGTCATGCCCAGACGAAAAGCGTCCGCAATATGCCATAACCTGTCGGGGGTTGGCGTAATCAGTTTCATTTGTAAATATTCCGATTTTTGTTCAGCCGTCCAGTCATCGATTCCAGAAGGCAGGAGGGGGTCAAAACCGCTTCGCCCGGTTTCGAGAGAACGAATCGCCTTGCCTACCGCTTCTTTAAAAGTACGGCCAATCGCCATAACCTCACCGACTGATTTCATATGAATAGTAAGCTCCTGGATAGTATCAGGGAATTTGTCAAAATTGAACCGCGGAATTTTGACTACACAATAATCTATGGCCGGTTCAAAGCAGGCGGGGGTGTAGCGGGTAATGTCATTAGGGATTTCATCGAGCGTATACCCGATTGCAAGTTTTGCGGCGATCTTTGCGATAGGGAATCCTGTGGCTTTTGAAGCCAATGCAGAACTCCTTGAGACCCTTGGATTCATTTCAATCGCAAGCATCTCGCCATTTTCAGGGTTGACGGCAAACTGAATATTTGAACCTCCGGTTTCAACGCCTATTTCCCTGATGATTCTGACCGCGGCATCACGCATTTTCTGATACTCCATGTCAGTAAGCGTCTGCGCAGGCGCCACAGTGATACTGTCGCCCGTATGGACTCCCATTGGGTCAAAATTTTCAATAGAGCATATGATGACGACATTATCTTTTAAGTCACGCATAACTTCCAGTTCATACTCTTTCCACCCAAGAACTGAACGTTCTACTAAAACTTCATGAATGGGGCTTGTCTCCAGCCCTGTAGTTATATACTCTTTATATTCTTCAATGTTATACGCCGTACTGCCTCCTGACCCTCCAAGCGTGAAAGATGCACGGATAATGGCAGGGAAACCGATGGCGTCTATAATCTTCAGCGCAGTGTCTAAAGAATTGACATACACACTTTCAGGCACTTGTACGCCAATACGCCCCATCGCCGCCTTAAATTGCGAACGGTCTTCAGCCATTTTTATGGCTTTTAGTTTTGCGCCTATAAGCTCTACATTAAACTTATCCAATACGCCTTTTTCTGCAAGGGACACAGCGGCATTTAGCCCTGTCTGCCCCCCAAGCGTCGGCAATATCGCCTGCGGGCGTTCCTTTTCAATGATTTTTGTAATTATTTCCGTTGTGATGGGTTCAATATACGTTTTGTCCGCCACCTCCGGGTCAGTCATAATCGTCGCCGGGTTGCTGTTTACCAGGATAACCGTATATCCCTCTTCCCTTAAGGCGTGGCATGCCTGGGTGCCGGAATAATCAAATTCGCACGCCTGGCCAATGACAATAGGGCCAGAGCCAATAATCAGGATTTTTTCAATATCATTTCGTTTGGGCATTTTATATATAGCTAAAAGTATCTATTCCCCGAAAAATTTAATGTAGCATCTTAATATCGATAGGGTTGGTTGGCACGAACAAACTTATTAGTCCCTAAGCTGGTATAGCTGGAACATAACAAGCACAATATAAAAAATCCGAAATGCGAAGCACGAAATCCGAAACAAATTTCAAAATACAAAATCTCAATGAAAAAAACGGGTTTTGAACATTTTGAAATTAAAATTTAGCATTTATTTCGTATTTCGAATTTGGTTGCAGCCAAAGGCCGCGCCAAGAAATCTGTGGTTTCCTTTTTGCTCATATCTCTCCAAAGCATCAACTTTTCATCGTCTGCAAAAATCTATCAAACAAATAATCTGCATCGTGAGGCCCTGGGGAGGCTTCCGGGTGGTATTGCACGGAAAAGGCAGGCACAGAATGGCATTTCAACCCCTCTACGGATTTATCATTTAAGTTCAGATGTGTAATTTCCACATCCCCATAAGTGCTTTTATGCAACATGCCCTGCGATGGTATTTCCACGGCAAAACAGTGATTCTGGGCAGTGATTTCCACCTTTTTAGTCGATAAATCCATGACGGGTTGGTTTCCGCCATGATGCCCAAACTTGAGTTTGGACGTTTTCAGCCCCAATGCGAGCGCCAGCAACTGATGTCCCAGGCATATCCCAAATATTGGCCTTTTCCCTAACAGGCCTTTAATGTTCTCAATCATATATGAAACGACCGAAGGGTCTCCAGGTCCGTTGGAAAGAACAATGCCGTCAGGATTCATCTCCAATACCGTTTCAAATGAGGTTTTTGCAGGAACGACGTGTACAGAACAACCGGCATGCGCCAATTTTCTTAAAATAGAGTATTTTACGCCACAATCATAAACAATAACCTTGTATTTACGGGATAAGTGAGGTGTGCCTTTTTTATTTACCCAGTCATACGGTTTTTCACAGGTCACCTTTGCAACCAAATCTCTTCCGGTAAGACCAGGCGCTGATTTTGCTTTTTCCTGCAACCGTGTCCTATCAAAATCTATGGTTGAAATAATGCCCTGCTGCGATCCAAAATCACGGATCTGGCATGTAAGTGCCCTGGTATCAATACCTTGAATACCAACGATCCCCTTTTTCACAAGAAATTCTGATAAATCTATTTTTGACCGCCAATTACTGGAGAATGGAGAGCATTCTTTAACGATAAATCCTTCCAGAAAAAGTTTGTATGATTCAACGTCCTCTTCATTAATGCCATAATTGCCTATTAACGGATACGTTAAAGCAACAATCTGACCTGCATATGATGGATCTGTCAGGATTTCCTGATATCCCATCATGCTCGTATTGAAGACAAGTTCCCCAATTGTCTCTCCGGCAGCCCCTAATGAGCATCCATTGAAACACGTTCCGTCTTCCAGTACCAATATTGCCTTTTTTTCATTCATAATTTATAACACCGGGGAATTTCAATATT from Candidatus Kuenenia stuttgartiensis carries:
- the carA gene encoding glutamine-hydrolyzing carbamoyl-phosphate synthase small subunit, with translation MNEKKAILVLEDGTCFNGCSLGAAGETIGELVFNTSMMGYQEILTDPSYAGQIVALTYPLIGNYGINEEDVESYKLFLEGFIVKECSPFSSNWRSKIDLSEFLVKKGIVGIQGIDTRALTCQIRDFGSQQGIISTIDFDRTRLQEKAKSAPGLTGRDLVAKVTCEKPYDWVNKKGTPHLSRKYKVIVYDCGVKYSILRKLAHAGCSVHVVPAKTSFETVLEMNPDGIVLSNGPGDPSVVSYMIENIKGLLGKRPIFGICLGHQLLALALGLKTSKLKFGHHGGNQPVMDLSTKKVEITAQNHCFAVEIPSQGMLHKSTYGDVEITHLNLNDKSVEGLKCHSVPAFSVQYHPEASPGPHDADYLFDRFLQTMKS
- the carB gene encoding carbamoyl-phosphate synthase large subunit, yielding MPKRNDIEKILIIGSGPIVIGQACEFDYSGTQACHALREEGYTVILVNSNPATIMTDPEVADKTYIEPITTEIITKIIEKERPQAILPTLGGQTGLNAAVSLAEKGVLDKFNVELIGAKLKAIKMAEDRSQFKAAMGRIGVQVPESVYVNSLDTALKIIDAIGFPAIIRASFTLGGSGGSTAYNIEEYKEYITTGLETSPIHEVLVERSVLGWKEYELEVMRDLKDNVVIICSIENFDPMGVHTGDSITVAPAQTLTDMEYQKMRDAAVRIIREIGVETGGSNIQFAVNPENGEMLAIEMNPRVSRSSALASKATGFPIAKIAAKLAIGYTLDEIPNDITRYTPACFEPAIDYCVVKIPRFNFDKFPDTIQELTIHMKSVGEVMAIGRTFKEAVGKAIRSLETGRSGFDPLLPSGIDDWTAEQKSEYLQMKLITPTPDRLWHIADAFRLGMTLDEIYTYSRIDKWFLYNIKQITDLENEIKQRHLMVKLKDNDASQKNRDFVMNAELLAKAKQYGFSDIFLARLCGSDEKTIREYRYRTSVRPVFKHVDTCAAEFKAFTPYLYSTYETSCEADPTTKRKIIILGSGPNRIGQGIEFDYCCVHGVYALKELGYETIMVNCNPETVSTDYDTSDRLYFEPLTMEDVLEIIHKEKPEGVIVQFGGQTPLKLAVPLEKEGVKILGTSPENIDVAEDRERFALLMNRLGLKQPENGCANSAEDAKMIAKRIGYPVLLRPSYVLGGSAMRIVYDEQGLEHYISHAVEVSHEHPVLIDSFLQDAIEIDVDAISDGEEVFIGGVMEHIEEAGVHSGDSACSLPPYSVNNEIIEELKKETRIIALALNVIGLINIQYAVKDKVIYVLEVNPRASRTIPFVSKAIGVPMAKIAAKVIAGEKLRGLNMPENITMRHTAVKEAVFPFLKFKGVDTLLGPEMKSTGEVMGLDKDFGRAYAKAQMSANYCLPLVGSVFISVRDKDKKPIVQIAKKLLQMGFKITATKGTAAALSEENISVTPVLKVIEGRPNIVDHIKNNEVQLVINTAEGKAAQEASFSIRRTALTYQIPYFTTVAGAVAAVRAIEALKSGTLDVRSIQEYHQR